One region of Hydrogenobaculum sp. Y04AAS1 genomic DNA includes:
- a CDS encoding C40 family peptidase, protein MKKVLLAFGILAFGVSISLGDPIKRIINEYSNATYRVRNDDIIGDYIRQNIDYANGGFRPASYTYKTYGKSYSYKDINRNFIERLKEVAFQYLGIPYRFGGNSRYGIDCSAFTQDVFRQLGINLPRTAREQARLGKLVRHHLKPGDLLFFSTYAPYPSHVGIYIGDGKMIEASSVYGRVVVDDVATDPYLIKHFLFAKRILP, encoded by the coding sequence ATGAAAAAGGTGCTTCTTGCTTTTGGTATATTGGCTTTTGGTGTAAGTATAAGTTTGGGAGATCCTATAAAGCGCATAATAAATGAATACAGCAACGCCACTTATAGAGTAAGAAACGACGATATTATAGGCGATTACATAAGACAAAACATAGATTACGCCAACGGGGGATTTCGCCCCGCTTCTTACACTTACAAAACCTACGGAAAGTCTTATTCTTATAAAGATATAAATAGAAACTTTATAGAGAGATTAAAGGAAGTGGCTTTCCAATATCTTGGTATACCTTATAGGTTTGGTGGTAATTCAAGGTATGGTATTGACTGTTCGGCTTTTACTCAAGATGTATTTAGACAGCTTGGTATAAACTTACCACGCACTGCCAGGGAACAAGCAAGGCTTGGAAAACTCGTAAGACATCATCTAAAACCAGGAGATTTGCTGTTTTTCTCCACATACGCTCCCTATCCGTCTCATGTAGGTATATATATAGGAGATGGAAAGATGATAGAAGCTTCTTCTGTTTACGGAAGAGTGGTAGTGGATGATGTAGCCACCGATCCATATCTTATAAAACATTTTCTGTTTGCTAAGAGGATATTGCCATAA
- a CDS encoding TonB-dependent receptor, translated as MFLILKALFLYDVYQYIADKDLTLYADNIYGSGLATGDYPPNYTHGPSYFQTNAGITKDLFLKAFGHTQINLYVVNLFNNVYELRDQGIGVFGPQYAQGRTFYVSIDKTF; from the coding sequence GTGTTTTTAATCTTAAAAGCTTTATTTTTATATGATGTATATCAATATATTGCAGATAAAGACCTAACCCTTTATGCCGATAACATATATGGGTCTGGGCTTGCTACTGGGGATTATCCGCCAAACTATACTCATGGACCTTCTTACTTCCAGACCAACGCAGGGATAACCAAGGATTTGTTTTTAAAAGCTTTTGGACATACACAGATAAACTTATATGTGGTAAACTTATTTAACAACGTTTACGAGCTGAGGGACCAAGGTATAGGGGTTTTTGGACCCCAATACGCCCAAGGGCGTACTTTTTATGTAAGTATAGATAAAACATTTTAG